One genomic segment of Candidatus Bipolaricaulota bacterium includes these proteins:
- the rlmN gene encoding 23S rRNA (adenine(2503)-C(2))-methyltransferase RlmN yields the protein MYLAQPYFTLSPPKTQISPQLTEKQFNVTIWFMDIDQLRQFLKDSSQPKFRFGQILNYYFTKNASSWLDFSIISKDLRQSLQDNVGFSSVKIKDIAKSKYAEKLAFELIDSGNIVEAVIIKNKDDKNTVCLSCQSGCALGCKFCASGAMGFQKNMTAEQIIDQLREVNSYLKSTNESVNNIVFMGMGEPFMNYDEVKKAIDSIHNLMDIGWRRISVSTCGIPAKILEFGRDFPQVNLAISLHAAGDKKRSFLMPINGKYPLKTLMKTCEKYVNATRRKLFFEYIVIPGFNDSLEDAKKLNSLLSHPLYHLNIIKFHATDIVADKNKINWHSTTENEMNAFEKLLENQRIKFTVRKSFGQGIQAACGMLAHKI from the coding sequence ATGTATCTCGCACAACCATATTTTACCCTTTCCCCTCCCAAAACTCAAATCTCGCCTCAATTGACCGAAAAACAATTTAATGTTACAATTTGGTTTATGGATATCGACCAATTGCGACAATTTCTAAAGGATTCAAGTCAACCGAAATTTCGATTCGGCCAGATTTTGAATTATTATTTCACCAAAAACGCGTCTTCTTGGCTTGATTTTTCCATTATTTCCAAGGATTTGAGACAGTCCCTCCAAGACAACGTGGGATTTTCTTCAGTGAAAATAAAAGACATTGCCAAGTCCAAATACGCCGAAAAACTGGCCTTTGAGCTCATTGATTCCGGAAATATTGTCGAGGCCGTAATTATTAAAAATAAAGATGATAAAAATACGGTTTGCTTATCCTGCCAATCCGGCTGCGCTCTGGGCTGCAAATTCTGCGCCAGCGGCGCCATGGGTTTTCAAAAAAACATGACTGCGGAACAAATCATTGATCAATTGCGAGAAGTCAATTCTTATTTGAAATCAACAAACGAAAGCGTCAATAATATCGTGTTCATGGGCATGGGCGAGCCGTTCATGAATTATGACGAAGTGAAAAAAGCCATTGATTCGATTCACAATCTCATGGATATAGGCTGGAGACGAATTTCCGTTTCCACTTGCGGGATCCCGGCGAAAATTTTGGAATTCGGTCGAGACTTTCCCCAAGTCAACCTGGCCATATCGTTGCACGCGGCCGGAGACAAAAAAAGATCGTTTCTTATGCCGATCAATGGTAAATATCCGCTGAAGACGTTAATGAAGACTTGCGAAAAATACGTCAACGCCACTCGGCGCAAATTATTTTTCGAATATATTGTAATCCCCGGATTCAACGACAGTCTTGAAGACGCCAAAAAACTAAACAGCCTTCTTTCTCATCCTCTCTATCATTTGAATATAATCAAATTTCACGCGACCGATATTGTCGCTGACAAAAATAAAATAAACTGGCATTCGACAACGGAAAATGAGATGAATGCATTTGAAAAACTTCTGGAAAATCAAAGAATAAAATTCACGGTCAGGAAAAGCTTCGGCCAAGGCATTCAAGCGGCCTGCGGCATGCTGGCGCATAAAATTTAA
- a CDS encoding site-specific DNA-methyltransferase yields MPTLNWIGKDAVINHDKEVPFRLLKKVKSASVGNSQNLILHGDNLHALKALMPYYTGKIECIYIDPPYNTGSEKWVYNDKVNSPKIRRWLKKIVDRDDLCKHDKWLCMLYPRLKLLKDLLSQDGIIFISIDDNEFAQLKLLCDEIFGESNFISMLSIENNPKGRKNSAFISVSNEYCLIYAKDKNISYFVENIPKGAKDLALDENGVYVHNSGKRVLVGENKFNPVVENFESSKHYSVYYNKSKNEIITVKERSIHDKNTDLLNKGYKRYYSYFEDKFVLNTYTASKIKQLFENDALDFKNGKIYEKNFSTKIRIKSLVTNSKYVAVIDNEKKEYQIDVKTTSAGTELKNLFGAKKIPFDNPKNIGLIKLLVTLFERKDITILDSFAGSGTTGHAVLDLNKEDEGNRKFILVEMEDNVAKDITAERVKRAIKKYDYKDGFEYCELSKPLFDEEGQIEDTCDFDQFATYIYFTETQTNIDPANVSGNFIGEYAETEYYLIYKEKGENVLSKSFLKKLRKTDGTKIIYADKCLLDEATLESHNIIFKQIPYEVKVY; encoded by the coding sequence ATGCCTACATTAAATTGGATTGGAAAAGACGCAGTAATAAACCACGACAAAGAGGTTCCTTTTCGATTACTCAAAAAAGTTAAGTCCGCTTCCGTAGGCAATTCTCAAAATCTCATTTTGCATGGCGACAATCTACATGCCTTGAAGGCTTTAATGCCATATTACACAGGTAAAATTGAGTGTATATATATTGATCCACCGTACAACACTGGGTCTGAAAAGTGGGTTTATAATGATAAAGTAAATTCACCCAAAATTAGAAGGTGGTTAAAAAAGATAGTAGATAGAGATGATCTTTGCAAACACGACAAATGGCTTTGCATGTTGTATCCAAGGTTGAAGCTTCTAAAAGATTTACTAAGTCAAGACGGTATTATTTTTATTAGCATTGACGATAATGAGTTCGCTCAACTTAAATTACTTTGTGATGAAATTTTTGGAGAATCAAATTTTATTTCGATGTTATCAATTGAAAACAATCCTAAAGGTAGAAAAAATTCGGCTTTTATTTCTGTCAGTAATGAATATTGTTTAATATATGCCAAGGATAAAAATATTAGCTATTTTGTAGAAAATATTCCTAAAGGAGCAAAAGATTTAGCGCTTGATGAAAATGGAGTTTATGTACACAACAGTGGGAAAAGAGTGCTTGTAGGAGAAAACAAATTTAATCCCGTTGTTGAAAATTTTGAATCGAGTAAACACTATAGCGTCTATTACAACAAATCCAAAAATGAAATAATCACCGTGAAAGAGAGATCTATTCATGATAAAAATACAGATTTACTAAATAAAGGTTACAAAAGATATTATTCATATTTTGAAGATAAATTTGTTTTAAATACCTATACAGCGTCAAAAATTAAGCAACTTTTTGAAAATGATGCTCTGGATTTTAAAAACGGAAAAATATATGAAAAGAACTTTAGTACAAAAATTAGGATTAAAAGCCTAGTTACCAATAGTAAATATGTAGCAGTTATAGACAACGAAAAAAAGGAATACCAAATAGATGTTAAAACTACTTCGGCAGGTACTGAATTAAAAAATCTTTTTGGCGCTAAAAAAATCCCCTTCGATAACCCAAAAAATATAGGCCTGATTAAACTATTAGTTACTTTGTTTGAAAGAAAGGACATAACAATCCTTGATTCTTTTGCTGGCTCCGGCACAACAGGTCACGCCGTTTTGGACTTAAACAAAGAAGATGAAGGAAATCGCAAATTCATCCTCGTTGAAATGGAGGACAATGTTGCCAAAGATATTACGGCGGAACGAGTAAAACGAGCGATCAAAAAATACGATTATAAAGACGGCTTCGAATATTGCGAACTCAGCAAACCACTTTTTGATGAAGAAGGCCAAATTGAGGACACTTGCGACTTTGACCAATTCGCAACCTACATTTACTTTACTGAAACGCAAACCAACATAGACCCTGCCAATGTATCGGGAAATTTTATCGGCGAATACGCAGAAACCGAGTATTATTTGATATACAAAGAGAAGGGCGAAAATGTATTGAGTAAATCTTTTCTGAAAAAATTACGAAAAACCGACGGTACAAAAATAATTTACGCCGACAAATGCTTGCTTGATGAGGCAACACTTGAGAGCCACAACATCATCTTCAAACAAATTCCTTACGAAGTTAAAGTTTACTAA
- a CDS encoding DEAD/DEAH box helicase family protein encodes MELKKYQQSALDKLKAYLKGIEAVGPKYAFMGETDRPYHGDFFGDVPFVCVKIPTGGGKTLVGCHAINEIMRSFLKHKMDRGIVMWFVPSEAIKSQTLKKFKDRNDWHRQVLDEAFQNSVRIFSNEEALRIRKEDVQDNLCIIISSLEAFRKEKTLQKKYKVYQENGALLSHFENLDDRDDLEKDEEGTIINSLANVVRMSNPLVVIDEGHKTKTELSMDFLNSLNPSFIIEYTATPRSGSNILVDISPAELKDEQMVKIPLVLESSAQWQNAVARGLEKRAEIEKEGKKNTGEYIRPIALIQAQPKSKTQNNVTVDQIKEYLLSAKISEEEIAIKTSDRNDLEGVDLFSKKCKIRYIITVSALAEGWDCSFAYVLISVANVGAKIAVEQIIGRIIRMPYAKRKKNEALNRSYIFASAKNFNEAASNIISGLERNGYSKLDLIGASSNGDTAKDPKEVNRAVKKNFAVPMMSLEDEKLTFEELIGEDFELAKQNAEFDFEIHYDNDGRAIIDIQADKWIKGAQQFLKLTYKDKNFSKKELVQWLDKKLRYTLLAQPDKVNFIDNALEYQLKKKSLIELSVNRYVLLNKLGEVIDGILEAHSKTQFDKALSAKKITVKPFDKYPETIILDQEMPQEFNKSYYEKVGKLNKEELNLIDRLDLETLPNIDFWIRNREKTDPFYIIGWKKNKFYPDFVVYTKKGNIIALEWKGEDRVSNKDTEYKVDISNKWAALAKGKLHFFLVHIGNIEDVLNSLRGL; translated from the coding sequence ATGGAACTCAAAAAATATCAACAATCAGCGCTAGACAAGCTCAAAGCCTACCTCAAAGGCATAGAGGCCGTCGGGCCAAAATATGCTTTCATGGGTGAAACCGACCGACCGTATCACGGCGACTTTTTCGGTGATGTGCCTTTCGTTTGTGTAAAAATCCCGACTGGCGGAGGAAAAACGCTTGTCGGCTGTCATGCTATCAACGAAATCATGCGCTCTTTCCTCAAGCACAAAATGGATAGAGGAATTGTGATGTGGTTTGTGCCGTCCGAGGCTATCAAATCCCAAACACTCAAAAAATTTAAAGACCGCAACGACTGGCACAGGCAGGTTTTGGACGAGGCATTTCAAAACAGCGTGCGTATTTTTTCAAACGAGGAAGCATTGCGAATCAGAAAAGAGGATGTTCAGGACAATCTTTGCATTATCATTTCCAGTTTGGAGGCTTTCCGAAAAGAAAAAACGCTCCAAAAGAAATACAAGGTTTATCAAGAAAATGGCGCACTATTGAGCCATTTTGAAAATCTTGATGACCGAGACGACCTAGAAAAAGACGAGGAAGGCACAATTATTAATTCCCTCGCAAATGTCGTCCGCATGAGCAACCCGCTTGTGGTGATTGATGAAGGTCACAAAACAAAGACCGAGCTTTCAATGGATTTTCTCAATAGTCTGAATCCAAGTTTTATAATTGAATACACTGCAACACCACGCTCCGGCAGTAATATTTTAGTGGATATTTCCCCCGCTGAACTCAAAGACGAGCAGATGGTGAAAATTCCACTTGTACTTGAAAGCTCCGCCCAATGGCAAAACGCCGTTGCCCGCGGTCTTGAGAAGCGAGCCGAAATTGAAAAAGAAGGTAAGAAAAATACAGGCGAATATATCCGTCCAATTGCCCTAATCCAAGCCCAGCCAAAAAGCAAAACGCAAAACAACGTAACTGTTGATCAAATCAAGGAATATTTACTTTCCGCCAAAATTTCCGAAGAAGAAATTGCGATCAAAACATCCGACCGAAACGATTTAGAGGGCGTTGATTTATTTAGCAAGAAATGTAAAATCCGCTACATAATAACCGTTAGTGCGCTCGCCGAAGGATGGGACTGTTCTTTTGCCTATGTTCTCATTTCCGTTGCCAATGTCGGCGCAAAAATAGCCGTTGAACAGATCATCGGACGCATTATCCGTATGCCGTATGCCAAACGAAAGAAAAACGAGGCATTAAACCGCTCTTACATTTTCGCCTCCGCCAAAAACTTCAATGAGGCAGCCAGCAACATCATTTCAGGACTAGAAAGAAACGGCTACAGCAAACTGGACTTGATCGGCGCTTCATCAAACGGCGATACCGCAAAAGACCCGAAAGAAGTAAACCGAGCCGTGAAAAAGAATTTTGCCGTTCCGATGATGAGCTTGGAGGATGAAAAACTGACCTTTGAAGAACTGATCGGCGAAGATTTTGAGCTGGCCAAACAAAACGCTGAGTTTGATTTTGAAATTCATTATGATAATGACGGCAGAGCGATTATCGATATTCAAGCCGACAAATGGATTAAGGGCGCTCAACAATTCTTAAAGCTCACCTATAAAGATAAAAACTTCTCAAAAAAGGAACTAGTGCAATGGTTAGACAAAAAGCTACGCTACACCCTCCTGGCTCAACCTGATAAAGTAAATTTTATTGATAACGCTTTGGAATATCAACTAAAGAAAAAATCATTGATTGAATTGTCAGTTAATCGCTATGTTTTACTTAATAAGCTCGGCGAGGTAATAGATGGCATTTTGGAAGCACACAGTAAAACTCAGTTTGATAAAGCATTGTCTGCCAAAAAAATTACTGTTAAACCGTTTGATAAATATCCCGAGACAATTATTTTGGATCAGGAAATGCCTCAAGAATTCAACAAATCATACTATGAAAAAGTTGGTAAATTGAATAAAGAAGAATTGAATTTGATTGACCGGCTGGATTTAGAGACTTTACCGAACATTGATTTTTGGATACGCAATAGAGAAAAGACTGATCCGTTCTATATTATTGGTTGGAAGAAAAATAAATTTTATCCCGATTTTGTCGTCTATACAAAAAAAGGCAATATTATTGCGTTAGAGTGGAAAGGCGAAGATCGGGTTAGCAACAAGGATACAGAATACAAAGTTGATATTAGTAACAAATGGGCAGCACTCGCTAAGGGCAAACTGCATTTCTTCTTGGTTCATATTGGGAATATTGAAGATGTGTTGAACAGCCTAAGAGGACTTTAA